The Providencia sp. PROV188 genome includes a region encoding these proteins:
- a CDS encoding Zn-dependent hydrolase — MTRELFSTNEMKLLFEKLASFTVYPENKGVTRLAYTPTDQLAHQYMIETMQKAGFTVRQDAIGNIFCRLPGKNPDLPAVGTGSHLDTVPNGGAYDGTLGVVAGFYALMQFKPQQLSRSLELVIFRAEESSRFGFSCIGSKVLLGKVDREKWALNRDDDGRSFFDVLDSLGYPSHEIEQCELADNHYSAFIEMHIEQGRRLELEGKSVGIVNGIAAPTRFQVQVTGHADHSGATPMYQRHDALVASAAIISDVNRAACRESVWGTVGTIGKLNVYPNSMNVIPGEVNFLVDIRGIEPESIARVATHLKNSIRKSEQDNDVSIQIREISAEAPVKLDNEICQCIEQHCLEQNIGYMTMLSGAGHDSMNLAQKFPTAMIFTPSKNGISHHPDEFTDFDDIIIAANLLKDTLYSLAK; from the coding sequence ATGACTAGGGAATTATTTTCTACTAATGAAATGAAATTATTATTTGAAAAATTAGCATCCTTTACTGTTTATCCTGAAAATAAAGGTGTGACACGTTTGGCTTATACACCCACAGACCAATTGGCACACCAATACATGATAGAAACCATGCAAAAAGCTGGGTTTACTGTTCGCCAAGATGCGATAGGGAATATTTTTTGCCGATTACCGGGAAAAAATCCCGATTTGCCTGCTGTTGGCACTGGCTCTCACTTGGACACGGTTCCTAATGGTGGTGCTTATGATGGTACACTTGGTGTCGTGGCAGGATTTTATGCGCTGATGCAGTTTAAGCCACAGCAATTATCCCGCTCCCTTGAACTCGTCATTTTCAGGGCGGAAGAATCCAGCCGATTTGGTTTTTCCTGTATTGGTAGCAAAGTGTTACTTGGGAAAGTTGATCGTGAAAAATGGGCTCTCAACCGAGATGATGATGGACGCAGCTTTTTCGATGTCCTCGATAGCCTTGGTTATCCAAGCCACGAAATTGAACAGTGCGAATTGGCTGATAACCATTATTCAGCTTTTATCGAAATGCATATCGAACAAGGTCGGCGCCTTGAACTTGAAGGAAAATCAGTGGGAATTGTGAACGGAATTGCCGCTCCAACCCGCTTCCAAGTTCAGGTTACAGGGCATGCAGATCACTCCGGCGCCACCCCAATGTACCAACGCCACGATGCATTAGTGGCCAGCGCCGCCATAATCAGCGATGTGAACCGAGCGGCTTGCCGTGAATCTGTATGGGGAACCGTCGGTACCATTGGGAAACTCAATGTATATCCAAATTCCATGAACGTTATTCCCGGTGAAGTGAACTTCTTGGTTGATATTCGCGGCATTGAACCAGAAAGTATTGCCCGCGTTGCCACTCACTTGAAAAATTCCATTAGAAAATCTGAACAAGACAACGATGTTTCGATTCAAATTCGTGAAATTTCAGCAGAAGCACCAGTGAAATTAGATAACGAGATTTGTCAGTGTATTGAACAGCATTGCCTTGAACAAAACATCGGTTATATGACCATGTTGAGCGGTGCGGGTCATGATTCTATGAATCTCGCCCAAAAATTCCCAACCGCAATGATTTTCACACCATCAAAAAATGGAATTAGCCATCACCCTGATGAATTCACTGATTTCGACGACATCATTATTGCCGCTAATCTATTGAAAGATACCCTGTATTCATTAGCAAAATAA
- a CDS encoding cytosine deaminase, translating to MLNQHIQHIHNVRLPEREGLWRIDIENQQIKAIVPQPAGEVLANSLDGEGGLAIPPFVEPHIHLDTTQTAGQPNWNQSGTLFEGIERWAERKAMLTHDDVKQRAWQTLKWQIANGIQHVRTHVDVSDATLTALKAMLEVKKEVAPWVDMQIVAFPQEGIMSYPNGEELLEEALRLGADVVGAIPHFEFTREYGVESLHKTFALAQKYDRLIDVHCDEIDDEQSRFVETVAALAHRENMGARVTASHTTAMHSYNGAYASRLFRLLKMSGINFVANPLVNIHLQGRFDTYPKRRGITRVKEMLAANINVCFGHDDVFDPWYPLGTANMLQVLHMGLHVCQLMGYGQINDGLKLITEHSAKTLNLQNYGIDEGKRASLLILPAENGFDAVRRQVPVRYSIRDGRVIATTQPTVTQIQLDDIETIRYGYQPHSEN from the coding sequence GTGCTTAATCAACATATTCAACATATCCACAATGTCCGTTTACCTGAGCGTGAAGGTCTGTGGCGAATCGATATTGAAAATCAACAAATTAAAGCTATCGTTCCGCAGCCCGCAGGTGAAGTACTCGCTAATAGCCTTGATGGTGAAGGCGGCTTAGCCATTCCACCATTTGTTGAGCCACATATTCATTTGGATACAACACAAACCGCTGGGCAGCCAAATTGGAACCAGTCTGGCACCCTGTTTGAAGGGATTGAACGCTGGGCCGAACGCAAAGCGATGCTAACCCATGACGATGTTAAACAGCGCGCTTGGCAAACTCTAAAATGGCAGATTGCTAACGGTATCCAACATGTTCGTACCCACGTTGACGTTTCCGATGCCACTTTAACAGCACTGAAAGCCATGCTGGAAGTGAAAAAAGAAGTGGCACCTTGGGTGGATATGCAAATCGTTGCTTTCCCACAAGAGGGGATCATGTCCTATCCAAACGGCGAAGAGCTATTAGAAGAAGCGCTACGTTTAGGGGCGGATGTGGTCGGGGCTATCCCGCATTTTGAATTCACCCGTGAATATGGTGTGGAATCCCTGCATAAAACCTTTGCACTGGCACAAAAATATGACCGTTTAATCGATGTTCACTGTGATGAAATTGATGATGAACAATCACGTTTTGTCGAAACCGTTGCCGCCCTTGCTCACCGTGAAAATATGGGCGCACGCGTTACCGCCAGCCATACAACGGCGATGCACTCTTACAACGGGGCATATGCTTCACGTTTATTCCGTCTGCTGAAAATGTCAGGGATTAACTTTGTCGCCAACCCGTTAGTGAACATTCACTTACAAGGTCGTTTCGATACCTATCCAAAGCGTCGAGGGATCACCCGCGTGAAGGAAATGCTCGCCGCCAATATTAATGTCTGCTTCGGTCACGACGATGTGTTCGATCCATGGTATCCACTGGGTACCGCAAATATGCTGCAAGTGCTGCATATGGGTCTGCATGTTTGCCAATTGATGGGCTATGGTCAGATTAATGATGGTCTGAAGCTTATCACTGAGCACAGTGCAAAAACGTTGAATTTGCAAAATTACGGTATTGATGAAGGGAAACGTGCAAGCTTACTGATCCTGCCTGCTGAAAACGGTTTTGATGCTGTACGCCGCCAAGTGCCAGTACGCTATTCCATCCGCGATGGTCGCGTCATTGCCACTACGCAGCCAACCGTGACCCAAATTCAACTCGACGATATCGAGACAATTCGTTACGGTTATCAGCCACATAGCGAAAACTAA
- the dcuC gene encoding C4-dicarboxylate transporter DcuC, whose product MIIQIIAALVIVATIYLLIKKYETRMVLIAAGLVLCIISLVPMDALNAFSERMVSAPLIQAICSSMGFAYVMKYTKCDKHLVLVLSRVLTRLGFFLIPAAVVLTFFINIAIPSAAGCAAAVGATLIPLLIAARIHPAIAGGAVLCGTIGSMLSPGLSHNPFVAQMSNMSIVDLIARHGPYSLAVGGIAAVSLAIVALVKKEYNMKAVVEVNGTAGTEQNAAAEQPNYLYATAPFIPLILLILPFMDALKAYQISVPAAMVIGAIYALVITRTNPSTITKEFFKGMGNAYGDVLGIIIAAAVFSAGLKASGLIDSFIGFLIHSPEFARWGGTLGPFLMGIITGSGDAAAFAFNETVTPFAQQFGYEIPDLGMASAISGALGRTMSPLAGAAIVCAGLANVNPMEIVKRTAPGMIVGVIFIALIML is encoded by the coding sequence ATGATAATACAAATTATCGCGGCATTAGTTATCGTTGCTACAATTTATCTTTTAATTAAAAAATATGAAACTCGGATGGTATTAATTGCTGCTGGGCTAGTACTCTGTATTATTAGCCTCGTGCCAATGGATGCCTTAAATGCATTTAGCGAGCGCATGGTTTCGGCTCCGCTGATCCAAGCCATTTGTTCCAGTATGGGTTTTGCCTATGTTATGAAATACACCAAGTGCGATAAACATTTAGTACTGGTGCTATCTCGTGTTCTGACTCGACTGGGTTTTTTCCTGATCCCCGCAGCAGTCGTACTGACTTTCTTTATTAATATTGCGATCCCTTCTGCGGCTGGATGTGCCGCCGCGGTTGGTGCGACATTGATTCCGTTACTGATTGCTGCACGTATTCACCCAGCTATTGCTGGTGGTGCTGTGCTGTGCGGTACGATAGGTTCTATGCTAAGCCCTGGGTTGTCACATAACCCATTTGTGGCGCAGATGTCGAACATGAGTATTGTTGACTTAATTGCTCGCCACGGACCATACAGCTTAGCAGTTGGAGGCATCGCTGCCGTTTCCTTAGCTATCGTTGCTTTAGTGAAAAAAGAGTACAACATGAAAGCGGTTGTCGAAGTGAATGGCACAGCGGGCACAGAACAAAATGCAGCGGCAGAACAGCCAAATTATCTTTACGCGACAGCGCCGTTTATTCCATTAATCCTATTAATTCTGCCATTTATGGATGCGCTGAAAGCGTATCAAATTAGTGTGCCAGCAGCGATGGTCATTGGGGCAATTTATGCGTTAGTTATCACGCGTACTAACCCTTCAACCATTACTAAAGAGTTCTTTAAAGGGATGGGGAATGCCTATGGGGATGTTCTTGGGATCATCATCGCTGCTGCAGTTTTCTCTGCGGGTCTCAAAGCATCTGGCTTAATTGATTCCTTTATTGGTTTTCTGATCCACTCTCCTGAATTTGCACGTTGGGGAGGGACATTGGGCCCATTCTTAATGGGAATTATCACGGGTTCAGGTGATGCGGCCGCGTTTGCTTTCAACGAAACGGTAACACCATTTGCCCAGCAATTTGGTTATGAAATTCCTGATTTGGGGATGGCTTCTGCAATTTCAGGCGCATTGGGTAGAACCATGTCACCGTTAGCAGGTGCGGCTATCGTCTGTGCAGGTTTAGCCAATGTGAACCCGATGGAAATTGTGAAGCGTACTGCGCCTGGCATGATTGTTGGGGTGATCTTCATTGCGCTCATCATGCTTTAA
- a CDS encoding amidohydrolase: MSNITLEQLTQWRREFHQYPEIGWSEFLTTAKIVEELRRLNLDVKVGPQVINPEYAFGRQQKVVDKGLAVARKHQVDENLLAEMQELTGCVAIFDSGKAGPTIALRFDIDCVGVTESTDETHRPKNDNFSSCHPGEMHACGHDGHIAIGLAVAHWLVANKESLSGKVKLLFQPAEEGVRGARAMAESGIVDDVDYFLGAHLGFIANSGEIVINPTHFLCTTKLDFRFKGAPSHAGAEPELGRNALAGACHATTQMLGISRHGKGMSRINVGVLNAGEGRNVTPSYAQMQIEVRGENEEINRFMSENAIRMAEGSAHSFQLEMESEVMGEAVDLTNDQELIDTLASVVGQHGELTAVATRPFGGSEDATILAKRVQRHGGKSLYFVVGADRTAGHHQANFDFDEKQMLTAYQLYTGCLVSLM, translated from the coding sequence ATGTCAAATATTACATTAGAACAACTGACTCAATGGCGTCGTGAATTCCATCAATACCCTGAAATTGGTTGGTCTGAGTTTTTAACCACAGCAAAAATCGTTGAAGAACTGCGTCGTTTAAACTTGGACGTCAAAGTGGGTCCGCAGGTGATCAATCCTGAATATGCCTTTGGACGTCAACAGAAAGTGGTTGATAAAGGTTTAGCGGTGGCGAGAAAGCACCAAGTTGATGAAAATCTGCTGGCTGAAATGCAGGAGCTGACAGGGTGTGTTGCCATTTTCGATAGTGGCAAAGCAGGACCGACAATCGCACTGCGTTTTGACATTGACTGTGTCGGTGTGACAGAAAGTACTGATGAAACCCATCGCCCAAAAAATGATAATTTTAGCTCTTGTCATCCTGGTGAAATGCATGCATGTGGTCATGATGGGCATATCGCGATTGGTTTAGCGGTCGCGCATTGGCTAGTAGCAAATAAAGAGAGCTTATCTGGCAAAGTAAAATTGTTATTCCAACCTGCGGAAGAAGGCGTTCGTGGTGCGAGAGCGATGGCTGAAAGTGGCATTGTGGATGATGTGGATTATTTCTTAGGGGCGCACTTAGGGTTCATTGCCAATAGCGGTGAAATTGTGATTAACCCAACCCATTTCCTCTGCACAACAAAACTGGATTTTCGCTTCAAAGGTGCACCATCCCACGCAGGAGCAGAGCCTGAATTGGGACGTAATGCGCTAGCCGGCGCTTGTCATGCTACAACGCAAATGTTGGGAATTTCAAGACACGGTAAAGGAATGTCGCGCATTAACGTTGGGGTACTGAATGCCGGTGAAGGGCGAAACGTGACGCCATCTTATGCTCAAATGCAGATAGAAGTCCGCGGCGAAAATGAAGAGATTAACCGCTTTATGAGCGAAAATGCGATTCGCATGGCAGAAGGCTCCGCACACAGCTTCCAGCTAGAAATGGAAAGTGAAGTGATGGGAGAAGCGGTTGATTTAACCAATGACCAAGAGTTGATTGACACCTTGGCTAGTGTGGTAGGGCAACATGGGGAATTAACTGCAGTAGCGACTCGACCGTTTGGTGGTAGCGAAGATGCCACTATTTTGGCAAAACGCGTCCAGCGTCACGGGGGTAAATCTCTGTATTTTGTTGTCGGTGCTGACAGAACCGCAGGGCATCACCAAGCTAATTTTGATTTTGATGAAAAACAGATGTTAACAGCCTATCAGCTGTATACCGGATGTTTGGTGTCATTAATGTAA
- a CDS encoding FUSC family protein, with product MSQPTTLIQRFGFDSDRLRFAIITACASILALFIAEYAGLTHPQWAAMTVWASAQPWRENLLEKSWWRFAGTVIGVVAGIALIQIHLISPLLFVISLAGWLGACSGIGQLQKGFVAYGTFLAGYSAVMVSMLSVHATDNIFAVAWDRFWTILVGVLCAVLFNFLFTPKREQASIIALKQQIDQQFYQILHRSLYRKESIEQQDIDILWQQMAAYDEQLEANRIGWRYHRKQVVKARQQLLAQSQILLQLDTFKGIAAFPFPATQPTELQWKHILSLCPNGVLKNLLIPLFYASKGLAIKAKYRVDKLKLHHDRIAAWQAFARSFVAIATVGLLWLVTQWQALAYLTLGLSVMIALFASLDYPARFMKNIFTGQSFGALAALICTWCLWPFASSSWQMTLFIVPVIISGILVFAHKKLILIAFDYIMVSLILLQPSYPFTLSFPESLGNAIAIICGPLVAMGAFYWIYPTNPKKRYQNLILLSEQQFKLGLNKIITGQKPSTSQMSHRLFSGLILARKSDYPFDRTIQFFAVRHAIWLNLMQVYKQFSTSESHNRALKGLVLRLQHPQPNVEKIHRLLKTLLRRQQNSAELRQLYNDVHLYLHYLETNN from the coding sequence ATGTCACAGCCAACTACATTAATACAGCGATTCGGATTTGATTCTGACCGTTTACGCTTTGCAATAATCACCGCCTGCGCATCCATTCTTGCACTATTTATTGCTGAATATGCAGGACTTACTCACCCCCAATGGGCAGCAATGACTGTATGGGCTTCCGCGCAACCTTGGCGTGAAAACTTATTAGAAAAAAGTTGGTGGCGTTTTGCAGGTACTGTTATTGGTGTCGTTGCTGGCATTGCTCTCATTCAAATTCACCTAATCAGCCCATTATTATTTGTGATCAGTTTAGCGGGGTGGTTAGGTGCATGTAGCGGTATCGGACAGCTACAAAAAGGCTTTGTAGCCTACGGTACTTTTTTGGCAGGTTACTCAGCGGTGATGGTGAGCATGCTTAGCGTTCATGCCACCGATAATATTTTTGCCGTTGCATGGGATCGATTTTGGACTATTTTAGTTGGCGTATTATGCGCAGTTTTGTTTAACTTTTTATTTACCCCTAAACGAGAACAAGCCTCTATCATCGCGCTCAAACAACAAATTGATCAGCAGTTTTACCAGATTTTGCACCGTTCTTTATATAGAAAAGAGTCTATTGAACAACAGGACATTGACATCTTATGGCAGCAAATGGCCGCCTATGATGAGCAGTTAGAAGCCAACCGTATTGGATGGCGTTATCACCGTAAACAAGTCGTAAAAGCCCGCCAACAACTACTCGCGCAAAGCCAGATTTTGCTACAACTTGATACGTTTAAAGGGATAGCTGCATTTCCATTCCCAGCAACACAACCGACTGAATTACAATGGAAACATATCCTATCCCTATGCCCGAATGGCGTATTGAAAAATCTTCTTATCCCACTGTTTTACGCGTCAAAAGGGTTAGCTATCAAGGCAAAATACCGGGTAGATAAGCTAAAGCTCCACCATGATCGCATTGCTGCTTGGCAAGCTTTTGCGCGCTCGTTCGTTGCCATTGCCACCGTAGGCTTACTCTGGCTAGTGACCCAGTGGCAAGCACTGGCATATTTAACTCTCGGGTTATCGGTGATGATCGCTCTGTTCGCATCCCTCGATTACCCCGCTAGGTTTATGAAAAACATCTTCACAGGACAATCTTTCGGAGCACTTGCCGCGTTGATTTGTACTTGGTGTCTATGGCCATTTGCATCATCATCATGGCAAATGACCTTATTCATTGTGCCCGTCATCATCAGTGGAATTTTGGTTTTTGCCCACAAAAAACTGATTTTAATTGCCTTTGATTACATCATGGTCTCTTTGATCTTACTGCAACCAAGCTACCCTTTTACCTTAAGTTTTCCAGAAAGCCTCGGTAATGCCATCGCCATTATTTGTGGACCGTTAGTCGCGATGGGGGCTTTTTATTGGATTTACCCAACAAATCCGAAGAAACGTTACCAAAACCTTATTTTACTCAGTGAACAACAATTTAAATTAGGTCTTAATAAGATTATTACCGGACAAAAACCATCAACATCACAGATGAGCCATCGCCTATTTAGCGGGTTAATATTGGCGCGTAAAAGTGATTATCCATTTGATAGAACAATACAATTTTTTGCCGTTCGCCACGCTATTTGGCTCAATCTGATGCAAGTTTATAAACAGTTTTCTACCTCTGAATCACACAATCGAGCCCTAAAAGGACTCGTTTTACGTTTGCAGCACCCACAGCCTAATGTTGAAAAAATTCACCGCCTGTTGAAAACACTATTACGTAGACAACAAAACAGTGCTGAATTACGTCAATTGTATAATGATGTTCATCTCTACTTGCATTATTTAGAAACTAACAATTGA
- the codB gene encoding cytosine permease → MSGDKNYSHEPVPISARKGGLALTFVMLGLTFFSASMWTGGALGTGLSFNDFFLAVLIGNLILGVYTAFLGFIGSKTGLTTHLLARYSFGIRGSWLPSFLLGGTQVGWFGVGVAMFAIPVGKATGWDINLLIGISGILMTVTVFFGISALTVLSIVAVPAIAILGSYSVYLAVTDAGGLSALQMVKPEQPIDFNLALAMVVGSFVSAGTLTADFVRFGRKPKIAVLVAIVAFFLGNSLMFIFGAAGAASLGMADISDVMIAQGLLLPAIIVLGLNIWTTNDNALYASGLGFANITGLSSKTLSIINGLVGTLCALWLYNNFVSWLTFLSAAIPPIGGIIIADYLMYRHRYATFDMSKMRDVNISALIAVAAGVAAGHWLPGIVPVNAVLGGAICYAILNPLLNRVRATNSEMTRA, encoded by the coding sequence GTGTCCGGTGATAAAAATTATAGTCATGAGCCAGTACCCATATCCGCAAGAAAAGGCGGGCTCGCATTAACCTTTGTAATGCTGGGTTTAACGTTCTTTTCCGCCAGCATGTGGACCGGAGGCGCTCTCGGTACCGGTCTTAGTTTCAACGATTTCTTCCTCGCAGTTCTCATTGGTAATCTTATTCTTGGTGTCTACACCGCCTTCCTTGGTTTTATCGGTTCTAAAACAGGCTTAACAACCCACCTTCTTGCACGTTATTCTTTCGGTATTCGCGGCTCTTGGCTCCCTTCTTTCTTACTTGGCGGTACACAGGTCGGCTGGTTCGGTGTCGGCGTTGCCATGTTCGCCATTCCCGTTGGTAAAGCAACAGGCTGGGATATCAACTTACTGATTGGTATTTCCGGTATTTTGATGACCGTCACAGTGTTCTTCGGTATCTCCGCGTTAACCGTGCTGTCCATTGTCGCCGTTCCTGCCATTGCTATCTTAGGAAGCTACTCCGTATATCTTGCTGTCACTGATGCCGGTGGTTTAAGCGCTCTGCAAATGGTAAAACCGGAACAACCAATCGATTTCAACCTTGCACTGGCGATGGTCGTCGGCTCGTTTGTCAGCGCAGGAACCTTAACCGCTGACTTCGTACGCTTCGGGCGTAAGCCGAAAATCGCGGTACTGGTGGCCATTGTGGCGTTCTTCTTGGGCAACTCACTGATGTTTATCTTCGGTGCGGCGGGCGCAGCTTCCTTAGGTATGGCGGATATCTCCGACGTAATGATCGCGCAAGGATTACTCTTACCAGCAATTATCGTTCTTGGTTTGAACATTTGGACAACCAACGACAACGCGCTGTACGCTTCCGGCTTAGGGTTCGCCAACATTACAGGCTTATCCAGCAAGACGTTATCCATTATCAACGGCTTAGTGGGCACACTCTGCGCACTGTGGCTGTACAACAACTTTGTTAGCTGGCTGACCTTCTTATCCGCAGCCATTCCGCCGATTGGTGGCATTATCATTGCGGATTACTTAATGTATCGTCATCGCTATGCCACTTTTGACATGAGCAAAATGCGCGATGTGAATATCAGTGCGTTAATCGCCGTGGCTGCGGGTGTTGCCGCAGGACATTGGCTACCGGGAATTGTCCCTGTTAACGCAGTGCTTGGCGGCGCTATCTGCTACGCCATCCTGAATCCATTATTGAATCGCGTACGCGCCACTAATTCGGAGATGACCCGTGCTTAA
- a CDS encoding helix-turn-helix domain-containing protein, producing MNRKFPVAYAVGQKIKSLRKSQGYTVFQLARECNISEQQLFRYERGVNRIDIDCLARVTKILDVNISDIFCDVFQDNQDTKYENKIQESVESYA from the coding sequence ATGAATAGAAAATTTCCTGTCGCTTATGCTGTCGGACAAAAAATCAAGTCATTAAGAAAGTCTCAAGGTTATACTGTGTTTCAATTAGCACGAGAATGCAATATCAGTGAACAACAACTATTCCGTTATGAACGAGGTGTTAATCGTATTGATATTGATTGCTTAGCTAGAGTAACAAAAATATTAGATGTTAATATCAGTGATATATTTTGTGATGTATTTCAAGACAATCAAGATACTAAATACGAAAATAAAATCCAAGAATCAGTTGAATCTTACGCATAA